The DNA segment TCCTAAAAACTCCTAAAAACATGTGATTTTCTTATTAATGCGGGTATGGTAAAAATGTAACCACATTTTTTATAAAGGAGGAGTTAGCAATCGAAACTTTCCTATTTTTCGGTATTATGATATTGACGCCTGTTATATTAATAGGTGGGGGCTTAGCAGCAACTATCTATGGAATTAAAAACATTCGCGAAAATTAAGAAAAAACCAGGCATTATGCCTGGTTTTTTCTTAGAGATAATCATTATATAAAAACATCAACTATATCAAGTCAAAAAGAAGCCTAATGCTTCTTAATTGGTTCTTCAATTATTCTATTTACCTCCCAACCACGATAGTATCTGTTTCTAAGTGCACCTTCGCGAACACCGAGGAGTGCTGCCCATTCATCAATATGTTTTGTTTCACCTTTGTAGGTGAGCATTAAAGATCCTTGATATTTTCTAGGTTCAGTTAGTTGTGCTCCATAATGACCTTGTTTTAACCTACTTCTTAACGTGGCAACAGAGAGGTTTAATCTCTTTGCAAGATCTAACAATCGAAGTTTTTCTCCTTGATAATCAATGTATGAAGTATTCCTCTTATTCATTTGCTGATCCTGCATGGTAATCCATTTACAGTTGTTAAAAGAATAATCATCATCTACGTTTATTCTTTCAATTGTAAGATTGTTAGAATAACTTCCCCCCATGTCACTATAGAAGTTTGAGAAATCATGCCATCTCGAAACAACCTTTATGCCTCGTCCTCCGTAATTCTTAAAATCTTTCGCCTTAGGTTCGTGACATCTTTCAATCATGTGTGACCAAATACGATAAATTCTAGTATTCGATTTACCATGTTTGAGATTTGAATCACCCATTTGTTTGGCTTTCTGTGAATCTATAATTACTTTCCAACAGCCGCAGCTTTTAATTCTCTTTTTCCTAATCCCATCCCCATGAACTAACTTTTCATTACCACATTCACATAAGCACATATAATAGCGTTGTTTGGCTTTGCCTGGAGTAACTCTTTGATATACTTTTTTAACAGTTAACCAGTGAGATACTGAACCTATCCATTTTTTTGAAATAACATTATCTTCATCTAATTCTTCAAACAAATCACCGTTGAATTGAAGCATGGACATTGAATTCACCCCTCATGATAATTGTATCATTATTACTGGGGAATTCGTAAAGTTTGATTCGGGTATATCCAATGGCCAGGTTGCCGGTTGTTACGCTTATCACGTTTGATCATCATTGCCTTGTTTGCATTCCAGATCTTTCGCCAATCAGTATTTTTACCGTACTGCCTCCCTGCAATCGCCCAAAGAGTGTCACCTTTTTTTACTTTATACGTTTTATCAGGCTTCTTAGCAGGCCGTTTTGCTGCAGCTGGTTTTTTCGGTGCTGCTTTGACTTTAATCTTTCGTGGAGTAGCGACCTTATATTCTTTAAGAGAAATTGAGTAATCTCGATCGCCTACTGCACTCTCACCCTCTGACCAATCAAATGCCTCAAGACTACAATTAAAATTGATCTTGGTACCAGTAACGATAAGACGGATTGGTTCGTTTTTATTCCTCCACTTTTCAAGTGTCTGAATGCAGTTTTCAGGTGATGGGAATCCCTTGTATTCACATATAGGTGAATGTCGCAATGGAAAAAAAGAATCCAAGCTAATTTGCTTGGATCCTTGTTCTTTAATAAATGTTAATTCGCCGAGCTTGTCTACCTCTACTGAATCAGACTGCATGTTGCTTGTTAATTTAATGGCTTCCGGAAGAACAGGGAGCCTAAGCTTTTCCTTCCCTTGCGAAAGCCAAATTTCATACTTCGATTTAGCCATTACTTAGCACCCCCACGGTTCCATTTAAACGCATATTTCTAAACACTGCGGCAAGATCATTTTTAATGATTGCAGCCAATTTCTCCATATCGGCTTCATTATGATAATGATTGTCCCCAGTGATGTTGATATGAACTGTCACATCACCTTCTTGAACGGTAGAGCTTGAGTTATCAATCTGACTTGATGAATCGATAGAAGGACAACTGGTTAAACCAATCTCCTGTGCCACGGATTCAGGCAGATCGTAGTCACTATCTCCTTGATCGATGACTTGCATACCAAGATCGGCAGCTGCCTGATTTAGAAGATAACGACCTCTAATTCCTCGTTCAGTTGGAATGATCCACTCACGACGACCACCCTCACCGACACGAGCGATCTGTTCATTCGTAATCAAGCCACCGTTAGCATAACCACGGTACGCTCCACCGTTACGCATAGAACGGATACCAGGAACATTAGAGATATCGCCGTAACGAGACTGAATGTAGCGAATAGCTGCGGCTGTGTTATGAACAGGATTATAGATATCATCCATGCCAGCAAGCTTATGAGCATTGAATGTTGGATCTATTGTCTGCATGAGACCTTTTGATGGGGTACCACGTTTAGCGTTACTATCCCAGTTGTTGATCGCTCGAGCATTTCCACCACTTTCTTTCATAGCAATGGTCACGAGAGGATCAATCCAGTCCTTGCCTACACCTGTTGCTAACGCTGCTTGAGCCACCGCACTTCTGGTCGATATATCCGCACCAGAACCGCCAAATAAAGCATTTCCTCCACCCATTGGGTTAAATGCCACACCATTTCTCCGTGTCTCATAGTGGACGTGTGGACCGGTACTGTTTCCTGTTGAACCAACAAGTCCAATGATCTGACCTCCAGTAACCATGTCGCCCTGCTTAACAAGGTTTTTGGAGTTATGGCCATACATATACTCAATGCCGTCCGCTCCTTGAATCTTAACCAGATTTCCGTAACCGCCTTGCCATCCACTGAATGTGACCATACCAGGCGCTTGTGAAGGAATAGGCGTGCCCATAGGAGCAGCAAAATCGACACCCTTATGATTGGTTGTACCAATTCCACCTGGAGATTTACGCATTCCAAATCCAGATGTCATTGTGAAAGGAGATCCGAAGTCTGGGGCCATACCTGTATACGCACTAATTAAGCCATCTACCTGCTTATTAGCGAACTTTTTAAGGTCTACCGCATCTAACCCTTTCAAGATTCCGAGTGATGTCCATTCACCTAAGCCAAACATGACACGTGAAGGCGAATGAATACCTAGTCGCTCTTTAAAAGTGGATTCAACGGTATCAGCCAAGAACTGTGCAGCCTCTTTGACCTGTGAACTATGTGATCGCATACCTGAAACAAATTCAGATATTGTACCAGTTCCCCAGCTGCTCCCTTTCGCTTGTGTATCATTGAAAGGAGTATGGACCTGTGTTTGCAGATAAGAATCCGTTCCGGTTTGTGAAGCATCTTGACCTGATCTAAATGCAGTCACCGTATTTCTACCGTGTGAAGGAGCCTCTGATTCAATTGCATTGAATGGTCTAGTCACCTGTGATGCTAAGTAAGTGCTAGTGCCTGTTTGTGATGAATCTTGACCACTACGGAATCCCTGTACAGTACCCGAACCATGCGCAGATGCTCCACCTTGAATGACTTCAAACGGTCGTTTCACTTGATTGTGCAAGTGAGATTGAGTACCTGTTGCTGTGCCATTCTGACCGGCACTGAAAGATTGCACCGTTCCGGATCCAAAGCCAACAGCATCTTGCACAATACCTTGCATCGGGTTACTGATGTTACGCTGTTTCCAAGCTGATAACGAGATTGTGTTCCCGTTCACACCTGCAGATACAGCTTCACTAAACTGCTGACCATAAGCATTCGCTTCACTTTGCATGTTTGCTGTACGAACAGCATCCAACGAAACGACCGCAGATACGGCAGCAGGTTGAGTACCAGTCGAAGGTGAGCTAGCGTTAATTGATCCACCAACTAAACCACCGTTCGCATAAGGTCTTACACCAAGCGCAGATCCTGTTTGCTCGTAAAGATCAAGAGCACGACTTCTACGGTTTGCCGATAAAGGAATAATAGCCTCTGGTCCCGCTTCACCAACTAAACCAACATGAGGACGATTAATGAATCCACCGTTTGCATAAGCTGGCGTGTGACCACTAGAAGCAGAATGCCTTGTCGGGGATGTTTTCTGTTGGCTTGCTGTGGTCGATGCGTTACCAGTAGCTTGGCCACTCTCTCGACCTTCCTTAAACGGTTGCGTTACATTCTTATCAAACCAAGAACCAACATTGCCAAGAATACCTTTACCCCAATCTAGAACGTTGCTCCATTTATCTCCCCACCAGTCTTTACTAAACAAGGAATCAGAGATTGAAGTACGTACACTGTCCCAGATCGATTGAGCACTATCCCATTTATCCTGAGACCATCCTTTTACGGATTCCCATTTGTTGTTCCACCAATCTCCGCTAAAGATGGTTTCTCCTATCTTAGTGGTTACGGAATCCCAAATGGATTGAGCGCTATTCCATTTGTCTTGTGTCCAGGATTTTACTGACTCCCAATGTCCTGACCACCATTCGCTGTTAAAAACAGTATCGGAAATGTTAGTGGCAATAGAAGTCCAAATACCTTTTGCGCTGTCCCACTTGCTTTGCGTCCAGGACTTAACATTCTCCCACTTCTCTAGCCACCATTCAGAACTAAAAACGGTCTCTTCAATGCCAGTCTTAATCTTATATCCAAGTCCACCGATCTGGATGGCTTTCTCTGCAGACCAAGCCTTAACGTCTTCCCATTTTTGATTCCACCACTCACCATTAAAAACGGTGTCATTAATAGCGTTAAGTGTTCCCTGCAACCAGGAGCCTTCGTATAGCTTTTTGGTACCCTCAACTGTTGAATCCCAGTTCCCTGACCACCATTCCGCATTAAAAACGGTGTTATCTAATGCCGAAACAGTCTTATCTAGCCAAGAACCTTCATACAGTTGTCGAGACCACTGAGCTGCTTCAGCCCATTTAGCACTCCACCACTCTCCACTAAAGAGAGTCGTTTCAAGTAGTCCGAATAACTCCCCGATCTGATTAGACCACCAACTAAGATCCGTTAATTTAGAAGCGTACTCAGTAATCTCGGCCCATTGACCGCTCCACCAATCGCCGTTAAACAACGTATCTCCAATTGCAGTGATGCCTTTGTCCAACCACGAGCCCTCGTAAAGAGCGGATGTTCCTTCAGTAATAGAAGACCATTTGCTTGACCACCAAGAGCCACTAAAAACCGTATCTCCTATTGCGTTAACGGTTTTCTGCATCCAAGAGTCTTCATAAAGGACTTTTGCGCCTACTTTAGTCGCGCTCCACTGTTCGGACCACCAATCTTTATTGAACATGGTATTTTTAATGCTATCGATCACGCCAATGTCCTGCAGATATTGACCAAGTTTGGATCCACCAATCGAACCGGCAATCCCTCCAAGAATTCCTCCAACAATAGTTCCCACACCGGGGAAAACGGAACCGACTAGCGCACCTGTTGCAGCACCACCAGCCATTCCTCCAAGAGCTCCACCTGCAACAGATGCTTTTTCTTCATCAGGTGCTCCCACAATTGCTGCAGCTGATAAACTGGTCCCTAATAGAGGAATCCCTTTCAAACCACTTGTCATCCATTTAGGTAGGAATGAACGTTTAGGCATCTCGATTGTAGTGTTTTTTGGTCCACCCGTTGGTAGTGTCGGCTGCTTAGGATTTATAGGACCCGTACCTTTACCATGAGGTGCAAATGCAGAGAACAGACCGAATAGTGAAGCCCATTTACCTCCACCCTTTGGTGCTCCTGGTCCTTTAGGTGGTTTTGGTCCATTTTTGCCGAACGTCTTACTCCATACAGTGGAAACACCATCTTTAAGGTGTTTCGCGCCTCTCCCTAGCCCTACTGCTATATCTTTAAAAGGTTTTAGAGCCATTAAAATCTTTCCAACAATTACACCAGCAATTAAATTACCTAGTAATGCTGATGTATTTGCACCATCTTGTACCCACTCTTCTTTCCCTATAACATTTCCTACATTGGATTTAATTGCAGTTACGTTAACATCCCATAATTTTTGAGCTAACCTCATTGATAAGTCAGCAGGGTCAATAGAATCTATGAAACTATCAACAAATGAACGACTTGCCATAGCGCCAGCAGTAACAAATTCATTATTTGACTCGTCTTCCACTCCAAGTAGTCCACGAATTAGACCGCCCATGACACTTCCATAAGTGGAACCAACTGATTCTGCGCCGGCTATTAAACCAGGAGCTCCTTTGTCACCCCACCATGCAGCAAATTCTTCCTGAATGTTTGGCCAAACAATATCCCATCGAGCCTTGAGTGATAGATCACGATATTGATCAAGTTCTTCAAAGCGCTTTGATGCCTCGGGATCGTCTTTAAATTGCTCTCTAAGCTCAGTCGTCGTTTCACCTGGGAAAAGGATACGCAATTGATCTCCCACAAAACCAAAGGTTTTACTCATTGGATTCATGACAGCTTCTGCGAAATTCTCCCCTGCTACTTGCATTTGTTTGGTCATATCAGCGATAACATATGCATTCTCGCCACGCCATGAACGGAAGCTTTCTAAAGCAGGTTGAACTACACTTGCAAGACCTGCTCCCCAAGGCATGATGATCGCATTATTCATGAATGACTTAACGCCAAGAAACAAGTTAGCAAGGTTGTCTGACATCTTGATCATCATGTCATCAAAGCGTCCGAATTCCTTCGTCGCTTCTGGCCAGATCTCGGAAATGTCTTTACCGCTTTCAGCAAGACCCTCTAATTTTGCTCTTGAAGCACCAGAAATAGCCCCCATCTCTTGGAGTGCTGCAGTAGCATCTCCAATAGGACGACCATTTTGTAATCCATCATATAAACGACCAA comes from the Alkalihalobacillus sp. FSL W8-0930 genome and includes:
- a CDS encoding LysM peptidoglycan-binding domain-containing protein — encoded protein: MAKSKYEIWLSQGKEKLRLPVLPEAIKLTSNMQSDSVEVDKLGELTFIKEQGSKQISLDSFFPLRHSPICEYKGFPSPENCIQTLEKWRNKNEPIRLIVTGTKINFNCSLEAFDWSEGESAVGDRDYSISLKEYKVATPRKIKVKAAPKKPAAAKRPAKKPDKTYKVKKGDTLWAIAGRQYGKNTDWRKIWNANKAMMIKRDKRNNRQPGHWIYPNQTLRIPQ
- a CDS encoding peptidoglycan DD-metalloendopeptidase family protein, with the protein product MAKFTAKFDLEDRISKKLERMTRGLEKAEALAQKLDRIKLGAVDRITPAMAKINKQLDRSNNHTMHLNAKDSTKRVVEQANKRLKATPKQHTTMLLGEGKGLVKTVDSVNKKIERALPKNRVTILDADDRKLNRKINQTRAKVNRAIPKTVDVNFTARDRITAVTESISARIKRSLIGRNYEFNIQAKDESTKVINRVNSFAKRTLGRGYTATIGVLDRLTAQVNRMSSHARSTLARSYAMTASLIDRATPGARKIYGYANSHLNRTFTMTVKIADYATRPLRKLSGMASSTGAMLGVGAGAYGGVVAPLRATADRQNMTTAFETLLGSREAADQRLDDLISFAGQTPFARDEIFEASRVLQIFTDGALAAGDGMKLVGDIAAGTQKPFADVSLWVGRLYDGLQNGRPIGDATAALQEMGAISGASRAKLEGLAESGKDISEIWPEATKEFGRFDDMMIKMSDNLANLFLGVKSFMNNAIIMPWGAGLASVVQPALESFRSWRGENAYVIADMTKQMQVAGENFAEAVMNPMSKTFGFVGDQLRILFPGETTTELREQFKDDPEASKRFEELDQYRDLSLKARWDIVWPNIQEEFAAWWGDKGAPGLIAGAESVGSTYGSVMGGLIRGLLGVEDESNNEFVTAGAMASRSFVDSFIDSIDPADLSMRLAQKLWDVNVTAIKSNVGNVIGKEEWVQDGANTSALLGNLIAGVIVGKILMALKPFKDIAVGLGRGAKHLKDGVSTVWSKTFGKNGPKPPKGPGAPKGGGKWASLFGLFSAFAPHGKGTGPINPKQPTLPTGGPKNTTIEMPKRSFLPKWMTSGLKGIPLLGTSLSAAAIVGAPDEEKASVAGGALGGMAGGAATGALVGSVFPGVGTIVGGILGGIAGSIGGSKLGQYLQDIGVIDSIKNTMFNKDWWSEQWSATKVGAKVLYEDSWMQKTVNAIGDTVFSGSWWSSKWSSITEGTSALYEGSWLDKGITAIGDTLFNGDWWSGQWAEITEYASKLTDLSWWSNQIGELFGLLETTLFSGEWWSAKWAEAAQWSRQLYEGSWLDKTVSALDNTVFNAEWWSGNWDSTVEGTKKLYEGSWLQGTLNAINDTVFNGEWWNQKWEDVKAWSAEKAIQIGGLGYKIKTGIEETVFSSEWWLEKWENVKSWTQSKWDSAKGIWTSIATNISDTVFNSEWWSGHWESVKSWTQDKWNSAQSIWDSVTTKIGETIFSGDWWNNKWESVKGWSQDKWDSAQSIWDSVRTSISDSLFSKDWWGDKWSNVLDWGKGILGNVGSWFDKNVTQPFKEGRESGQATGNASTTASQQKTSPTRHSASSGHTPAYANGGFINRPHVGLVGEAGPEAIIPLSANRRSRALDLYEQTGSALGVRPYANGGLVGGSINASSPSTGTQPAAVSAVVSLDAVRTANMQSEANAYGQQFSEAVSAGVNGNTISLSAWKQRNISNPMQGIVQDAVGFGSGTVQSFSAGQNGTATGTQSHLHNQVKRPFEVIQGGASAHGSGTVQGFRSGQDSSQTGTSTYLASQVTRPFNAIESEAPSHGRNTVTAFRSGQDASQTGTDSYLQTQVHTPFNDTQAKGSSWGTGTISEFVSGMRSHSSQVKEAAQFLADTVESTFKERLGIHSPSRVMFGLGEWTSLGILKGLDAVDLKKFANKQVDGLISAYTGMAPDFGSPFTMTSGFGMRKSPGGIGTTNHKGVDFAAPMGTPIPSQAPGMVTFSGWQGGYGNLVKIQGADGIEYMYGHNSKNLVKQGDMVTGGQIIGLVGSTGNSTGPHVHYETRRNGVAFNPMGGGNALFGGSGADISTRSAVAQAALATGVGKDWIDPLVTIAMKESGGNARAINNWDSNAKRGTPSKGLMQTIDPTFNAHKLAGMDDIYNPVHNTAAAIRYIQSRYGDISNVPGIRSMRNGGAYRGYANGGLITNEQIARVGEGGRREWIIPTERGIRGRYLLNQAAADLGMQVIDQGDSDYDLPESVAQEIGLTSCPSIDSSSQIDNSSSTVQEGDVTVHINITGDNHYHNEADMEKLAAIIKNDLAAVFRNMRLNGTVGVLSNG